GATAAGGCATCCACCAAACCGCCAGTTCGCGATCCACCACCAGTCACAAAACATTGAGTTATCGCCCCAGAATTCGAAGTATTCCTAAAGAAATCAAGACTGGCCTGGACCTCATCGCAAACAATATCGTGGGTACTGAGAATGATCTTGCCCAATTCATCGGGTCCCGGCTGCCCGGAAGAAAACGCAATCTTCAAGGCCTCCGCCTCCTCAAGTGTGACTCCCATTGCCTTTTGAATCTCAGCGTTATAAGTTCCGCCGCCCACGGGCACATCTCTACAAAAAACAACTTCTCCATTTTCAAAAACCACATAATTTATTACACTCGCGCCAATATTGAGCAAACAAACAACCTGCCCTTCCATAATCCCGTAGTTTTTCTCAAAACAATTGGCTAAGGCAAATCCGCCAACATCCAAAATCGAACAGATCAGGCCGGAGCTCTCAACGATCTCGGCATACCTAAATACATGTTCCTGCCGAGCTGCGATAAGAATGATATCCATCGTTTCAGCGCTCTGATTGATCTTCTCTAAAACCTTGTATTCCAGGTTAACGTCATTCACATCAAAAGGAATGTACTGTTCAGCTTCCCATCTGATCTGCTCGGCGACCAAACTCTCATCCATGCGTGGAATCGTAATTTTCTTGACGATGACCGAGGATCCCCACAGTCCGGTCGAAACGTGACGACGCTTTGTTTTTACCTCGCCCATCATTCTGCGAATTGCATCCGCAACGATTTGAGAATCCAATACTTCGCCACTTGATACTCCGCCGGCAGGAGTCGGCGTAAGTCCAAAAGAAACTAATTTTGCTCCCGAACGACTCACATCAAGTTCAGCAATCTTGATTGTACTGGTACCAACGTCGAGGCCGATGATCTTTTTGCTCGAGAAAAACATTTCTAGCTACCCTTTAAAAGTGATGCTTCGGCGCAGTAAATACGCTAATA
This region of Bdellovibrionales bacterium genomic DNA includes:
- the pilM gene encoding type IV pilus assembly protein PilM, yielding MFFSSKKIIGLDVGTSTIKIAELDVSRSGAKLVSFGLTPTPAGGVSSGEVLDSQIVADAIRRMMGEVKTKRRHVSTGLWGSSVIVKKITIPRMDESLVAEQIRWEAEQYIPFDVNDVNLEYKVLEKINQSAETMDIILIAARQEHVFRYAEIVESSGLICSILDVGGFALANCFEKNYGIMEGQVVCLLNIGASVINYVVFENGEVVFCRDVPVGGGTYNAEIQKAMGVTLEEAEALKIAFSSGQPGPDELGKIILSTHDIVCDEVQASLDFFRNTSNSGAITQCFVTGGGSRTGGLVDALSKRIGVRIENFNPFISITYNDRVFSPNYISQVRDFSAVAIGLGMREIGDS